A window of Castanea sativa cultivar Marrone di Chiusa Pesio chromosome 8, ASM4071231v1 genomic DNA:
tcttaatCAATGTATTAATTCCATTTTACGAAgaagataatttttcttaattcttattTTTGGATTCAGAGGCTCAAATTGTGGAGAAGCCCAGTGACCCCCCCAAGAAGAAgcctactactactactactactacagaCAGGTactcttcttctcttcccttTCTCTGTGTATGCAATGCAATCATTTCTGGGTATAacactgcttttttttttttgtttggcagGAAGAAATCAAGTTCAACAGAGCCAAAGGCAAAGAAAGCAAAAACTGACAAGAAGTCTAAGGATCCAAATGCCCCCAAGCGCCCACAAACTGCCTTCTTTCTCTTCAtgtatactctctctctctctctcttgcacgTTTTGATtatcttttgtgtgtgtgtgctgaAATGCTTTCAATTTGTGTGTCAGGGATGACTTCAGGAAGACTTACAAAGAAGAAAATCCTAATTCTAAGGGCGGTAAAGAGGTACAAGTATTTATTAATTACTGCCCttgctctttttatttatttatttgttgttagGTGATTAAACTTTGGATGGCTTATTCTAATCTTGTTGTTTGACTTGCAATGAACTTTAGGTAGCAAAGGAGGGTGGGGAGAAGTGGAAATCTATGACTGATGAAGTGAGTTTCTTAAATTGCTCTTGTTTTGAATGTTGCTGGGTTATTTTTGATGTGGTTTTATGAATTTGTTCTTACTGGGcccttttggtttttttaggaGAAGAAGCCTTATGTGGATAAGGCTGCTGAGTTGAAGGCGGAATATGGCAAGGCCAAATTGGAGGCTAACAATGctcaagaagatgaagatgtaagttattttcctttttagctctgtgtgtgtgtgtgtgtgtgtgtgtattgtgaAGTCGTTTCATTCAGGTTTTCACATATTTTTACTTGTGCTTATATTGTTCTTAACTTAAATTTGGGTTCTTTGGctatttattttggttttcttttgatATGTTGTggtttctttgtaattttttagggTAATGGAGGTTCAGAGAAGGAAGTTGAAGAAATATCTGATGGAGAGTAGTGCAGATTGCTTCAAATTTTAATGTCTTATGTTTGAGGAAAAAGTTTTCTGATAAATGTGTCCTGTAAAGATTGGATGTAGTTACCACTTGGTTGTTTTGGATTTAGATGTTAGGTGTTGAATTTCTTATGAGCAATATACAACTTCCTTGTAGAATTTTGAAATGTTGGTTACTAGCTTAAGATTAGGCTTAATTCTCACTATTATGAGTGATAATAGTTGTTTTGATGCCTCCTCCCCGCCCCTTTGATTTGGCTATTGATCTGTTTCATTGAGCAAAACGTTTATGGTTGGGGCGTGTTTGGAATTTTATTGAATGTGCATGACATAAATTTGATATGCATTGATGTGTTTGTAGTAAATACCCTAGAATGGGTGAGGGTTATGACTTATGATTATTGGTATAGCTAATTTTAACAAAGGTTTATTTTGAAATGGGAAAGAACAACCTAATGTTTGTAATACATGGAGATGTTTCCTGATACATGGAAACAATGTTTGCTTCATtaatactaataaataatagtaaattattatttctaTTAAGTGATAGTTACAATCAAATCTAAGAAAGACTGACTGTTGCAGAAAGTAGAACCTATTCTGTTTTTTCtcttgaatgatgatgatgctcATATGGTATGAGCATGTCACTGGGCAGCAGAGTCAGCATCTCACTGGCCCATCTAACCTTTATTTCTTTCCCCTACAAGGAGGCAGGGGCTTGCCACATAAGCACAGATTGTGGGCATAAGCAACTGCAGGGAAGATGTTAAATGGCCTCCGTTGTGGTATCTCTCCACACAATCTGTTTGCTCTGAAGTTTGCATGCTTTAGATTCTCAATCCCCAACAAGCTATTTGGGATTTTTCCTGTAAGCGCATTGATGGACAGATCGAACCATTGAAGCTTTACCAATAAGCCTAGACCTGTAGGGATGGTGCCTGTAATATGGTTCCTTGAAAAATCTAACTTTTCAAGTTCAACAAGGTTTGAAATTGAACTGGGGATTTGGCCTGCAATCTTGTTGCTTGCTACAATGAGTGCTTTCAACCTCGATCCCTCAATAAATTCAGGAATGCTGCCTGTAATCTGATTGCGTGATACATCTATGACCTCCAAAAAGCTGCctgtttggttatttagaatCCTTGAGAGAGATCCAGTTAGCTGATTTGAGTGTAGGTCTATAAAAGAGAGTCCATCTGGCAATCTGATTTCTGAAAGATCTGACCTCAAGTGGTTGTATGAGAGATTGACATTCTGCAAAGCAGACATGTTTGCAAAGAAACTTTGAAGCCCATCTGTGAAATCATTGTCAGATAGGTCGATGGAGTTAAGGGCATCAGGTTTTGTAAATCTTGGAAGGGTTCCTCTTAGTTTACAACCTGCTAGATGGACATCTGAAAGTTGTTTGCTTCTGATCCAATCAGGAACTGTCCCTAAACTGAGATTGTTGTAAGACAGATCTATTGACAACAAAGAAGGAATGCCCCTGCTAAGGGTATATGGCAAAGGATCTGAGAATCCATTCTGAGATATATTTAGGTACCAAAGGTTCTGTAGTCCTGAAATGGACATTGGAATATGACCTGAAAACCGATTAGCACTCAAATGAAGACGTCTAAGAGATTTTAGCTCCCCTATCTGGTCTGGGATTTTTCCAGTGAGTTGGTTATGGCTCAAGGACAAATCCTCCATATTGGCCAAGTTGAAAAAGGAAATGGGTATCTGCCCTGATAATTGGTTATTGGATAGGTCGATGAAAGTAAAGTTTGGGAATTGACCTTCATAATCTGGGATTAGCCCAGAAAGCAAATTGAAGCTGAGGTCCAAAGACTGCAGAGTATGTAAGTTTTTGAAAGTGGTGGGGATTGGACCTGTTAGAAAATTTCTAGCTAAATTTAATTGTTGAAGATTCCTGAGATTCCCTAAGTTTGGGGGAATCTGCCCCTTCAAACGGTTCCCACCAAGTGAGAGGGTCTGGAGTAAAGACGAATGACCTAAACTTGAAGGAACGTTCCCTTCAAGGTAATTGTCATCCAGGACCAGCTGGGTGAGGTGGGCTAGATTTGAGAAGGTCTCAGGAATTGAACCTCTAATTTGTTTCATTCCACTTATAACCATTACCTCCAAGAATTGTAAACTGCCCAGCGAAGGTGAGAGAGTGCCCTTCATGTACACGCTACTGTCCCTATCTGGTCTCTGCAACACCAATCCAGTAACCCTCCCTGTAGCTGGATTGCATTGTACGCCCTCCCAGCCACCGTCACAGCAGTCGCTTCCTGTCCATGAAGAGAGACTATCGGTGGTGTCCTTCAAGATTCTGGCTTTGAAGCTGAGAAGAGCTGCTCTATCTGCTTCTGAGCAAACTGGGGTTTGTGATTGTGAGGTTGTTTGAGGAAGGGACTCTGAGAACATATCAAAGAATGAAAGTACCAGCAAGATACTGAAAACCCATCTCAGGCTTTGCATTTTGGAAGGTGGGTCTTTGAATAGATCAGGAAATTGCTGAAAAATATACACTCAAACTTGGGATCTGACTGTGAGACACTGAgtgggaaaaaaattgtattctaTAATGAAAAAAGTGATAAAAGTTGTAAAGCAGACATGAGTTTATTCTATTCCTTCACGTAGAAAGGAAGGTATAATGATGAAAAAGATAGTAGAAAACCTGAAAGTGTGACTGACAATTATAATGTGGTTGGAGCTCTGCGGAGACTCTGAACAATGTCCCTCTTATTTAtaggaaacaaaaagaaaaaatgctttttttacGAAAGGaaatacatttttttgttgGGGGTGGGTGGTAAAATCAATTTAAAGACAGTCACATGGAATTTTGTGACCGTTGGATGGCTCACTCACGAGGGTCCTAAAAACATTTGAACGTTGGAGCGCACTAGATTTCAAATTCTACTTTCTTTTTAGAAATCAACCTCATTTGATTTTGCTACTCAACAAGTTCCACGCCTTAGCCATATCCTCAATTCTTATCGCTTGGCTGGGAGCGTGAACTGTGAAGGAGAGAGCAATGCTGCACCTTAAATAATGCTGCCTagttcttcatcttctttgaaAAGGCCTTGAACTTGAAAAGTGCAAACATGTAAAGCTAATCAATTCCAATGGCTAACTTGTTGGAAGATAAACTAACATCACATTGTCAACATTTGCAACCGTTTATTCTGCCTTTTAAACTAGGCAATTAAACTTGTGTGATGACCAAAGGAATGGTTTAGATTGATTTGCAGTACAACTGTGCTAAATGGTGAAACCGCCACCTTATATTTTCCTCCCACCTCCAGGAGTGGATATATGATTAAGGACTTTTTCCTAATTTGGAAGCTAGCTCGCTTTTCTGATTTCTCTGGTTAAAAGTAGATTCATTTGTCTTAAATTGCAGAACGTTACTTGACTTTAGTAATTTTCAGTTCCACTTTTCTTCCTATGTTGctattttttttgatgaattcttCCTATGTTGCTATGGTCTAATGTAAACGTACCAAAACATAATTCAGATAGTGCTGTTGTGTGGTCCTTTGCTGATACTTGCCTCTGGTGCTGGACAAAcattaaattatgaaaaacaaGATATAGTGAACTACTTAGTAAAAAACAAGAAGGAAATACAttctccaataaaaaaaaaaaaaagaggaaatacatccatttatttatatttttatgttaacaTATTGTACTATCATTACTGTGGGGGTGAAAGCTCCTGAATAAACATTTGAGTTTTGGGCCTGATTAactggtaccagtttgttttttatcatgGCTTCCAGGCCCACAAGTCTGTTTGCATTGTAAAGGTTCGAGGAgctgtccgaggaggagtgcATCCACGGGCATGCCCAACGATAATCTTGGGGCCTGCTAAAcgggttaaaggcagaattctggaaataactgatgggtaagagggcgatccaaataccctctagacgcaaggatgtgagagaaatatctaaggaaaaggctgctacctccacattaaagaccctgcatctatctccctggccgcattattgaggaaatgacctctgaacaatagaattcaaccttcctgctattatttaaagactgaacagtgaaggtggtggatgagacaagtatctaagggaaagatttgtatgacacgtggatgaacagTGAAGaggctattatttaaagactgaacagtgaaggtggtggatgggacaagtatctaagggaaagatttgtatgatACGTGGATGAACAGTGAAGAGggagaagtatataaggagacgagagaggaaagagagggggatcGGCTCCTaaactaaaaaagaactaagaattgtaaacttggGCATagaaagataatatatatacaaatcatTATCGGCTTACGTCTGAGAAGGTCTCtttgttatatttgtttatcatttgcacagattACGACACTCTAGCCTGCTAATCAAGCTTCCAACATCCCTAACCTAAATCTCAAATTCACACtttacaaatcttattgtataagactcattgggcctgagcccacattTATTTTTGTGTCCGGGTATAATTGTGCATTTACAATTACTTATTGGACAAAATACTTTACTATTAAGTTTGATTAAATCGAATTAATTTCAACTAATTAACAAATTTCACAGTGATATGATGAAggtaaaagctaaaaaatttaaagcaaaACTAAGGCtattatatattaaacaaaaagatttCAAGGTAATTTTATAGGATATGTATGAATTTAAATAGGTTTGAAATATTCTATGCGGTAGGGTTAAAATGTCGTTTCTATATTATTTTGGAGCTTAGTATGAAAAGACATAATTTAAGGAAATATTAATGTCAGTATGTCACATAGTGAAATAGAATGAATGAATGGCCTGATAGTTGGACATTTCATTTGTAGGCCGTAGCTAGCAATAGCAGTATATACCATAGGagcatataaataaataaagtggcAATCTCCAATCTTATTCACTAATGACTGCTTAATAACAAGAAAAGATTGTCTTATTCTATGTTTAATCACATTCTAAGCTCCTCTTTCTTCCatcaattacaattacaattacaatgAACAACTTGGTGTGGGTCCGCTCCTGCCGACTCGTGTGGGCCTCAGAGAGGTGGTGGAACTGTGGGGCCATCTAATCCAATATTTGgccgtttgagtttgagtttttttgtgcttttttgagttttgtaattttaatgAGCTGGAGGGAAACACCCAAATGTGGGCTTCAAAATTCAATCGGCTAGTAAAGCAGCTCCATCTCCACTCTCACGCAAAGCCCGTGGAGACACTCTCTGGCTCACATGCCCACTATATATTTAACACGATTTCCTCCTAGTTTTGTGCTCTAATTGCATCATGGCTATATTAATAGTGCAGTGACCATTATGCCATTatcaaaatgagaaaaataaatcagTAAAAATTTTAAGAGTATGAAAACTTTCTAGAACCTATATTAACCGcttattatttctctaaatataatctatactatttataagaggattttttttttgaattgaatttttatgtgaTTCAAAAATATTTCTGAGGGACACTCTCCTACTAattcatgttttcaaaacaaacttatccaaacattaaaaaaaaaatctcaatccACTTTTATATTTCCCTCAAGACCACATACACTAGACCAAAATAAAGGAGcctcatttttttgttttcaaaactacattattgtttagtttaaattaattttcccaaaaacaaaaattaaggaCAAAAAGGTGTTTTGACAAGTAGttaatacaaattgaaattgaaaattaaagatAAGGGATAGAATTATCATAATGAAAATATCTAATTTTATACACCACATTTTATCTATAGTTATAATTCCgaaattttaaaagtatttattattatacaatGAGGTTAAAAAGAATACTTTAACATATGCATGATTCTAGtcttaattattgaaaataaaatgtaaaatgactcataaaaaaataaaatgtaaaatggcACGAGAAATGTGTTTGAACTTTCAAGGGCCATTTTCATGTATTATTTTCGATACATAGCTTTCCAAGTTCAATGAGAAATTAAACTCGGAATAAAATGCAATCCCATTTAACATTGAAAATGATAAATTCTGAAAATGGTAGCTGAATTCATTTACAGTATTTGcgaaaaatcaaaacccaacaaTATAACGACGAAAAGGTGAGAGCcacttttataatttgaaaaagaGTGAAAGCCATTGTGTGAAGGAAGGGTTAATAGTAATCATGCCAAACTTATTCATTATgattgaaaatatataaaaatgtttcTACACTTTttgattgaaaaatgaaaactgaaaagaaaaaaagaaaattccagaACGCGCTTTTGAGTTGCATGGATTGGAAGCATCAATGCCAGTGGGTTCATCCCGATCCATGTTTTGTATTTTAGGTTCTATTGAAGATTGTTGAGTGATTCTGGATTAGGTTGCGTTGATTGCGCAAGAAAGATTATTGGCCCAAGTCAGGTGGATCGACTATTAATGTCTCCTAGAggaacatttttatttttatttataattttattgccAAGCTGGAaatttggattttgggtttgggatctttttctttttagttgaAGACACAAGGGCAGGGTCCCAAAAATTCCTAATTGTCCAAAATGGCAGTTGAGGACCCCCACCACTCTTGAGGGTCCTACACTTGTTAATAACCCTGAACCTAAGAACAATGATTATCATTCATTCATGTTCAAAAATCTTGACCATATCATGTGAAATGTTGTATAAATTTGTCCATGATGAGAGTTACATGTCTGTTTAGAATCCATTCACGGTCGGGAGTGTCGAAAAAGCAACTATCGATTTCAAATGAATGTACGCAATGTGCCCAATAGTTAACTCAAAAGTGATTCTAagcccccttttttttgttgggtacATTTGGAACTCAATAAGCATGTGATTGCATAATGAAAGATACTATTTCTTATTTAAGTTTTGATGTGTGGATGACATTTGATTCCAGAAATTGGGCATGAAGTTGAAAGATTTTATAGTTGACACTccatgaaaattatttttattaataataaaaaaaggacaaaacacttaaaaaatagttttaccATCTCAAATTTACTAGATATCTATTTAAACGTGAAATTGAACTTTCAAGGAGAAATTTTGGAGTAATGACATTGGAaatttttgattaaaaaatctattttatcgAGTTGATGAGGAAGATTTAGAATTTATGATCAATTATTAATTGTTTCAAAAGACAcaattaatcatttaaccaatatTATCATACTCTTCCGGGTCCACACTTCACCTTAGAAAGTaagaaatttaatcatttaacaaatattttaagtAACACTCTCCCTCATGAGTTAGCCCAAACTCATCCTCAATTACGTGGGGTGAATTTAGTTCTTTAACAAATATTCTAACACTTCATCTCATTTTTTGGTCCAAACTCCTCAACTTAATAAGTGGAGTCTAATATgtgagatttttaattttttaaagtgcGAGATAGAGCATATTCAAACTTAgaacaacatattttaatacCATGATATATTACTAATTATCTTAAAAGTTTAAGAAGTtatgaaaataatgaatttaattattattctaataattcatttatttatataaagtattcaagggaaaaagaagatattcattttttatttaaattgtttGAATAAGTGtaaagattttatttatattttttatggatgAAAATCATGAATGGTTTTTAAACCATACTTATAAGtgaatttgaaatgattaaatttattaattataaaatcgTATTTCAAATTCATAATACAAGTGTTTTTGTCAGaacaaattcttaaaatttaaatctatCATATGTCTattgtctttaaattttatgttaagaatttatattctgaaattatttatcaaattcCTTTAGTTTTAAATCTTTAATCCAAATGGGTTCAGCTTCTGTCCAGTGGCCAATGCCACTGGACACGTTGGATTGGCGACATGTGTCCAGAGTGGCACTGGTCATTGGACAGAAGCCAAATCCAATCCAAATATAGCCCTAGTTGAATCATTGTGTGAGGCGAAGAAGTCACCTATGTTAGGTATACCCTCACCAACCATGTCATTTCATTGCCATTAAACCCTCACTCAACAATTGCAATTTTGCTACTGTTCGGCTTATTGTCTTGGCTACAATTGGCCACCATAACCTCTACAAAACCAGcaatataaaattacaaacatCTTAAATAACATCAATCGTTGTTTGTTGTCTTAACTGCCACCACTATCCCCTTATTATTGGAATCACTTTCATCATAATAATAGGCAAAACTAGGAACACGGTTATCAGTGGACCCAGATCAACACGTTACTAAACACAATGTAATAAAGAGCAAATACATCAAActgtaaagataaaataaataaaaaattggtgaTATCCCtagcatcatttaaaaaaaagaaagataaaaactaagatttgataatttaaacttactgctagaaaatttaattttctagatTATATAAACTCAGTGGAACATCAATTCTATGAGTTAGAAAGAAATCAATTTATGCCGTATAAATGATGGTGTATAAGGGTGAGGAAGGGATACGCCTGTATGTTGTTATTGTAGCCCAGTCattggataaaaaaaagttcaagaACTTGAAGAATAAACTTTATTCTAATTAATTCCTAAGCATATGCATGATTGTTAactaatgtggcgtttggtacggggaatcCATATTACTCCTAGTAtctagattcccaggaatgtgattcctaggaatgtagctattcctatgtttggtttcattgggagattcccaggaatgtgagatgataatgtttggtgtattctcagggatcttaaatgaattatttgtttttctcattttgtccttagatttgaatgtgaagtactaagcccattaaaacaaaatttcctttaaataaataatgaaaaaatatatataaactattaattagtcatttaaaaaaatatcttaccctaaatagatagataaaaaacattatataaactatcaattagcaacacattcattaaaactgtgatctaacatttcaaatgacaagaataatacaaaaataactattagcagagttatttatcctgtttatgttgttttggcgggaaaagataaagacaagagagaagatattgataatttgttttatagtttatctttattgcttaaatgataaggaaaaaaagttaaaattgtcaatttataaaaaaatacaatttcttttaagtttgggaatttagattcccacctgttttaaaagggaatccacattcctactgagaggggtttaaggattccctTGTCATCTGATTACCTAGcataatttgcaaccaaacataagaatctttaaacattcctgagaatcctaaaacattactccgtaccaaacgccacctaaaGGTTTTCAGTTTCACATAACAACCATCCCCTGCATATTACTCTGAAAAGATTCAATTGAAAAACATAGAGACTCACCACCAGTATCACATTACATATTTGACACCCTTACAATATTAGTTAACCACTCATTATAAGTCATCACTGCATGATGAGACTCTTTTTTCTAAGGCAATAGACAACGTACAAACCAGTGAACCACAACTCCTTGACCCCAAATATTTGCCAATTTTATTCAACAGAAAGACTTACAAGTTACGAGGGTGAACCACCATTAATTTTCATTTGCTATTTAATTATGTATATTACTCTGCTTCCAACCCTCAcaaaattgtaaactttggtTGATGGCTAGGAACTTGCTTACTCGAGTCAAGGCTGTGCCGTACATTTAATTTGTTTGGCAAGTCAAATATAAATAGCAATTTATTTCACATGACCCAAGTTGAGGATGCCCCAAGAAGTCTGTGGCCATGACTTTTCCTTTGCCTTCATCAACAAAACTCTAGCCCAAGAAACCCATCCTTCCCAAGTCATCCTCTTATCCCATGGACTCCCCCACTCTAAAATAAGGGTGAGCCCTCTCTCAGCCTCTCTCTCAGCCTCTTCAAACCTTCCTTTGTTCAAATAAACCTGACCCAACACCACGTGTGGCTCCCCCACAAAAGGGTTCTTCTCAATACTACTCAAAAGTAACTCCTCAGCCCTCTCCAACCCTCTCTTAGACATATCACAAACAGCTTCCCAATATAAGTCCCTTGCAATTACTTGCTCCCCTGCATCTAAAACCCTTATACAGTTTTCAAAAACAGGTGGTACCACAAGCTCAATATCTTCTTCATCCCTATCTGTTTCAACCACAACACCACAAGCCCTTTCTTGAGCTTCCTTCAaaatctcttcctctctcattaTCAAGCTGTATATGGCTCCCATCTTTGAAATGGAATTCATCCATAGTCCAGGCTTGCCATCACCGGGCCACAAAATTGCATAGTTGTTCCCAGAAAACATGAGGCGTCCATCATAGTTATCTAATAAAGCATCCTGATAACTGAAATATTGGTCACTGAAATCTGCCATTGACATCAAAAGGAAAACTGCAATCACGTTTCTAGAAACTACAACATCTTCTCCGGTCTTTATATTCTTCGTAGTAAGCCCATTAGCAGGAAGTAGAGCCTGCAGTTTCTTCCTccaatcttcttcttcattgaaAATCCCCATCTCCTTGGCATTTCTCAACGATACCTCTGACTGCTTGAGGTGCTCAACAAGTTCTAAATCAGAGTATTGGAATAAAAGATCATCATGAATGAGAGTATGTCGTGGCACTACACAAAACAAGTGGATTAGTCTCTCTGCAGCATCACCAACATGGCTGCGAACCACGTCGCGGCCTGTTGAAGGATCAAATATGGCGAGGTTGACGTAAGAATTGGAGTAAGCAGAGTGGAAGAGGCCGCAGAGGCACACGGAATCCGGTGCTTTCCAAATCTTGAGAATGCGATATACTTCCACAAGGTGTTGAAGAAAGCTACCGTGCTTGTGGAAACACTCGCCTGCTCCAACGGAGCGCAAGACAGCAATAAGCGAAGGTAAGTTCTTGTCTATAGATTCAAGCTCGCCACGGAGGAAGGGACGGGCAGAGTCTAGAAGTGTTTGGAGGTAAGGGGTTGTTTGAGTTTCTGGAGAAGACAGCGAAGATGGCATGattggtttggtttgattttttccttcaaaaggTTCTGAAAtgggttgaagaagaagaagaagctataaATTATGAGTAAGAAGTCTGAAGAAGCAGCTAGAaagataatgttttttttttcttttctcttttttgataGATGCTTTAAAGATGTGTTGCTTTGTTAAAATGTCGGCCATCAAGCCATATATGGAAGTATATCTACCAAATGAGTGGAGGTGCCATGGACCAAATGCCTATATTGGCCCATAATATTGTTTGATTGTCATTGTCATTAGTCAATGGCCTTACGTCCCTACAGGTCAGACGAGCGTGATGATTTGATGCGAAGGTGCAACTGCAAACACAAGTTTGTCTGGATGAATCAATAAAGCATGAATAATGTATCTTttctataaataattaaattcaaacacagatatgtatttaaatttaattgaaaatgtaaTCTCCTGCGTTGTACTtaagttttactttttaatctTCTAAAATTCACTTATATTTAAACATTTTCTTAGCTATTAGTTTTTCCTTGTCGCTTTAAGCTCACCCTATCGATCGAAGTCGTCATGTTCTCCTAGAGGCACACTCAATCGGTGGAGGACTCGTAATTTTTTTAGGAGAGTATAAGAATATAGAAGATgtaatcaaatagtaaatttgtcaaaatttgtttCCGATAAAGAAATTTGTTTTGAGTGGTGCATATATAAGAGGTACGAGGGTAAATTTTAAATAGCCCAGGGCCATGACACCCCTGCCTCCACCATGGTTGACATTGTTTTGAGTCAGGGGAGGGAAGCCCAAGCTGCTTCCGGGAAACTAATGGGCCCATTATATTGAGTGCTTTGCAAGTTGCAACTATCAGCTAGACTCTCCCACATATATGTGAAGCAAAT
This region includes:
- the LOC142607706 gene encoding high mobility group B protein 7-like translates to MAGGGVKGRKRVEASSEDSASTTSLLRARDGSAFARCEECKKDVPVALISMHSCSLDARIKLNLEAQIVEKPSDPPKKKPTTTTTTTDRKKSSSTEPKAKKAKTDKKSKDPNAPKRPQTAFFLFMDDFRKTYKEENPNSKGGKEVAKEGGEKWKSMTDEEKKPYVDKAAELKAEYGKAKLEANNAQEDEDGNGGSEKEVEEISDGE
- the LOC142607705 gene encoding uncharacterized protein LOC142607705 — translated: MQSLRWVFSILLVLSFFDMFSESLPQTTSQSQTPVCSEADRAALLSFKARILKDTTDSLSSWTGSDCCDGGWEGVQCNPATGRVTGLVLQRPDRDSSVYMKGTLSPSLGSLQFLEVMVISGMKQIRGSIPETFSNLAHLTQLVLDDNYLEGNVPSSLGHSSLLQTLSLGGNRLKGQIPPNLGNLRNLQQLNLARNFLTGPIPTTFKNLHTLQSLDLSFNLLSGLIPDYEGQFPNFTFIDLSNNQLSGQIPISFFNLANMEDLSLSHNQLTGKIPDQIGELKSLRRLHLSANRFSGHIPMSISGLQNLWYLNISQNGFSDPLPYTLSRGIPSLLSIDLSYNNLSLGTVPDWIRSKQLSDVHLAGCKLRGTLPRFTKPDALNSIDLSDNDFTDGLQSFFANMSALQNVNLSYNHLRSDLSEIRLPDGLSFIDLHSNQLTGSLSRILNNQTGSFLEVIDVSRNQITGSIPEFIEGSRLKALIVASNKIAGQIPSSISNLVELEKLDFSRNHITGTIPTGLGLLVKLQWFDLSINALTGKIPNSLLGIENLKHANFRANRLCGEIPQRRPFNIFPAVAYAHNLCLCGKPLPPCRGKK
- the LOC142607857 gene encoding uncharacterized protein LOC142607857 produces the protein MPSSLSSPETQTTPYLQTLLDSARPFLRGELESIDKNLPSLIAVLRSVGAGECFHKHGSFLQHLVEVYRILKIWKAPDSVCLCGLFHSAYSNSYVNLAIFDPSTGRDVVRSHVGDAAERLIHLFCVVPRHTLIHDDLLFQYSDLELVEHLKQSEVSLRNAKEMGIFNEEEDWRKKLQALLPANGLTTKNIKTGEDVVVSRNVIAVFLLMSMADFSDQYFSYQDALLDNYDGRLMFSGNNYAILWPGDGKPGLWMNSISKMGAIYSLIMREEEILKEAQERACGVVVETDRDEEDIELVVPPVFENCIRVLDAGEQVIARDLYWEAVCDMSKRGLERAEELLLSSIEKNPFVGEPHVVLGQVYLNKGRFEEAEREAERGLTLILEWGSPWDKRMTWEGWVSWARVLLMKAKEKSWPQTSWGILNLGHVK